Part of the Ictalurus furcatus strain D&B chromosome 19, Billie_1.0, whole genome shotgun sequence genome, ACCTTTGCCATTCCAGTCCCTAATCAATAGAGCATCCGTGGCGTTTTTAAGCTACATGGCACTCTTAACTAGCGCAGCATATGTTCTgacatttactgtttaaacttaGGTCAACATACAAAGACTTaacggaaaaaaacaacaacatttatttaaatgtcagaTTTAAAGAAACATTCATTTGAGGGAACATGTGATTGTTTTGGAATGCCCAGGGGTTTCTACAGAACACTTGCATCACAGGTGCTGTGGTTTAAACGTTAATATAGTACACCATGAGCGTATGAAGGTTTCCTATGACGCTGCTGcagctgtttctatagtaacagcctcCGATCTGCCGCTGCCTTGCTCTGTACAAGTGACGTGGAGTGAACCGTCTCTGAAAaaggcacatacacacagctttAGTAGAGCAATTAAAGCAACACACTACGACTGTGCGTCTTCTGCATACTCTACAAGAACAATACTCTAAGGCGTGGACTTTACCTCTTCATTGTAACCACTGTGACAATATCATGCATCTCCTCTTTAGGTTCAAGGTCCCTAAGAACAATCTGCAGGACCCAaatgagggaggaaaaaaaagaaaaaaagaaaagattaaaTGCTGCAATTAATACTTTGACCACAATGAATGAACTGGTATGTTATAATCTTAAAGACTGTGCTGGTGTAAGAGACCTGTGCTAAAGGTTTCTGGGCCTGGTACAGCTCCAGACACACAGAAACCAGGCTGCCGGGACCCTGCAGCGTGTGTTGGCGACGGGCAGGGAGGGGCGTGCCGGATGGAAACAAAACAGTGAAGAGGTCTGCCCCAGACTCGTCCACTTCCTGCGAGATAAGAGAGCAGTATCGGTCAGCCTGGGAATCAATAGCAGTAAGCTAATCTTTTCCTCTTTCATGCCCAAGTATTCTGTGTAGTATAATTCTAGTTAAACAGAAAACCAGCACATAGGCCAGGGTTCCCAACTGTTTGGACAAACCACCCCAAATGTACGTTATGAATTTAGTGTGACCCCCGAAGCCTTTGGCATTTTCATTCCTTGTTATTTATAGTCACACTTATTTCATATTCAATAAACGCAATTACTGTTTTTCCACCGAGTCAGAGCCACTTGATGATGAAGAAAAAGCGGAGGTAGATGAACGGAGGAATTTGTCCTTTTTATTGTTGAACTCCTACACAAGTAGCGCATGTTAAGGTAgcgaaaaaaattaaaatagcaTGAACACTTCATTTAAATGTGGTTTGTGACTAAACCTGTTGGACACATGATATGACAAAGCTGTTATCAAGACTTGTGCATGTTCAGGTAAGGTACACCTGGCACTACTCAAATAATTCACAGTGTGTGAACAGGTTCAGATATACAATGGGGGTCCAAACGTCTGAATGCACATGGAAAATATTGAATATTCAAGATCTTCTACATGCTGCACTATTTCTAGttcaatatttataatattttcttatagccacttcccattttgtgaagctcgacaactttttgccgcacatcacagctatattccttggtctaacccattgttatgaatgacacAGGGAATTTGACATGTGTTAACTCATTtctacccctgtgaaacaggaagtcatggttgaacaatttcctgttcctagtcacccagctgtacaaaaaaaaaaaaaaaaaaaaaattccaccaggaatatacttcaaacatatttcatgaattcataggggtgtcaataattgtttcacacctatatttaacagattttttttgataaacctgtgttgtgtttgcaattgtttgatatccacaacagcagagtatttttgtgatttttttttttttaacaaaagatcaaaaggttaaacaatagacaatttttcacagccttctttactcatatttaccaagggtgccaatattagtggagggcactgtatatacatgcacacatacataattGTCATTATATTTTTGCTCCAATTTACAGATTTGCAGCATAACCACCACCACGATCATCATAAAGTACAAACTGATTACATGGCTGCAGTGCAACAATAGAATAAATGGCACAATAGCAAGATTCTACACGTCCAGAATATTTCAATGATTTCATAAAAGCCTGCAAAAGGTGTGAAGGTTTCTCCCTCACCTTGACCAGGATGTCACTGGCACAGCAGTCCACAGTGATGGACTCCTCGCCCAGGTCCAGGCTGTCCTTGCCCACCAGGATTCCCGCCTGCATGGCTGCACCCACCGGGATCACCTCGTCTGGTGGAATCGAGCAGAGCAGTTCCACGTCTGGGAACAAGTCTTTGATCATCTGCTGCAGTTTGGGAATCCGTGCTGATCCTCCGCTCAGAACCACCTGCAGGACGGATTACAGCGTTAGTGCTAAAGCCCTGCATTGTTGGAATTGCTGCGTATGTGGCTTACAGTGACTGAAGAACAGCATTTCAGAGAAGTCCCGTTATGTGTAAAGTCTGTATTTTTGTtgaatttaaaaatgcttttgatttctgtgattttgttctttttaaaaaggcagAAAATACTTGTCTACAGCGTTCCTGAGCAGTGTAATGAAAGCGCTTGATCACGGCACAGTCGGTattgggagggatggcatactaacgctcccttgtcaatcacagtgtTACAAGCCAACCGTGTGTTCATCTGTGacctcatgtatgtggaagagggcagacagcacTTTCCTGagagtttaaacaaaaaacactcgAAAGGTCAGATGTGTGTgtcctgaaataaataaataaataaataaatcctgtcACATTAAGGCAGAAAATCAGATGCGAGTCACTTTGTATTACTGCTAATACCTAATACATAACCTTATCTTCACTCTTTCCAAATGTCCTCCAGCACTGAGCCGTACAAAGCTCTTCAATGCCCTCAAATTACAACGTTACACACTACACATGAACTTTAAATGTGAACATCAGTAGGATGTCTGATTAGTGTACTGCCGAGTCATCCTTctattgcccccccccccccccgaaatgACGCACTTTAGTTTAATTAGAAACATTCAGCTTTACTTCACAGTAAAACACACTCCTGGCTCCCCCTAGTGTTCATTACCTTGTTGACATCTGAGGTAGAGAGGTTGACTTGCTCCAGGagttttctgattggctggatgcTCTTACTGAACAGGTTTGAGCAGATCAACTCGAAGCGTGCTCTGTGAAACACGCAGAACATTTAGATCTTTTTAACGTTTAAGTATTACAGCGACGTGCGGGTGGAACAAGTGCTTACCTGGACACATTACACTCAAAGTCCACGCCATCGTAGAGCGAGTCTACGAAGCAGTTGGAGCTGCCCAGtgtagagagagtgtgtttggcTACATCGGCACTGTTCATCAGCTTCATCATCGCCCTCAGGTTCCCACTCACATCATGCTTATACAACCTGTGgacgcacgcacacactgagatccagtacaaagacaaagacaaagacacacacacacacacacacacacacacaatataaggAGCTGCATATTTACTTTTTGAACTCGCCAGCCAGATACTGAGCCAGAGCCTGTGTGAAACTCTCTCCTCCGGTGCTGTGGTCGGTGTGTGTGGCGAGCACTCTGTACATCCCACTGTTCACCTCCAGAGCCGTCACACTCAGTGAAGTGCCGCCCAGCTTATATACCAGCACGTGGCTAAACAAAATGAGAGGAATAAAcattaaccaagaaaaaaacactacacATTTCATGGTATTATGTTATACTCTCATACATTATATAGTGAAAATGAAgcatattcaattaaattcagctCGATTGTGAGCCTGAAGGTAATATATTCCTGTGTAAAGATGTGTTAATTACTACTATTAGTTAATAAATCAATCTTAATTTAAAACATAACCGTGATTTTTGATATTTGCTCCTGTGATATGAATAGATGTAGCATGTATAACTGACACTTATCTTTATTGAGTGGTATCTGACGCCATTTTAAAAGGAATTCGACCACCCTAGttttaatcataatattaattGCTATTTTACgtctctattttttttgtttataccaCGGCTCTGTTGAATGCtcgactgtgattggtcagaaggtgctgattaattttccataacaacCACAAggttaatattaaaatgttcccTCTAATAGGTCTTATTTCTATAATAACGTACACGGAGACTTTTAagtatgtgtgtaagtgtaaatACGGTGagattttctgtgaggagactcTACCTCTTCCCTGATGGAGAGTCCTGGCCGATGCCGTAGGCCAGGAGTGCAGCAGAGGGTTCGTGAATCAGACGGAGAACGTTGAATCCGGCTccttctgcagcgttcctgaaACAAAGTAGCACCAGAGTGCAACACACGCTGTCACACCAAACGCTACTTTAACACCGATATATAgatattgcattttttaaatttactgaCCAGTCCCATACCTCAGTGCCTTTTTCTGCATCTCGCCAAACTCAAAAGGCACAGTAATGACGGCGTCTTTAACGTCAGAACCCAAAGCTGACTGAGCAGTCtctgcgtgcacacacacacgaatctcgttattgattagttggtctgcgcggcACGGGGTTACTCATTACGTCACTTGTGTCACTtcaaatactaaagttgtgtcccaaatgaggtactatacacttacactatacactgtatactctactgtctagagtatgaattttagaaaggaaatatcgtctcaaatggaacacgagCGATTTTTTTACTACTCGGAAGTTTAAGCCGTTTCTCAGTCGATggtgcatgacgtcatacgcgtGTAATGCGAcgctgctagctttagcagatacccagagtcgccgacaatgactttcttcacttTACTGTTTGTATACTTAGTTTTAGGTTATATACTtagttaattttatattttagtatttatcttttcttatttttaaaagcactgaattaaactacagtcctaaatgattaatatatattttggtgtgggtctgtgtgtattgggttcttttcagtcttatataattggacaaacagttgtgtacaagttttagtctgaagtttatatttgtaacactcattattattatttattttaaattatact contains:
- the hspa14 gene encoding heat shock 70 kDa protein 14 yields the protein MAAIGVHFGYTCACVAVFKDGRADVVANDAGDRVTPAVVAYRETEQIVGIAAKQGRIRNAANTVVKVKQILGRCYDDPEAQAHRDESKCTIVKKGDLPMYELDMGETTKYVSPEDVAKLVFHKIKETAQSALGSDVKDAVITVPFEFGEMQKKALRNAAEGAGFNVLRLIHEPSAALLAYGIGQDSPSGKSHVLVYKLGGTSLSVTALEVNSGMYRVLATHTDHSTGGESFTQALAQYLAGEFKKLYKHDVSGNLRAMMKLMNSADVAKHTLSTLGSSNCFVDSLYDGVDFECNVSRARFELICSNLFSKSIQPIRKLLEQVNLSTSDVNKVVLSGGSARIPKLQQMIKDLFPDVELLCSIPPDEVIPVGAAMQAGILVGKDSLDLGEESITVDCCASDILVKEVDESGADLFTVLFPSGTPLPARRQHTLQGPGSLVSVCLELYQAQKPLAQIVLRDLEPKEEMHDIVTVVTMKRDGSLHVTCTEQGSGRSEAVTIETAAAAS